The Salvia miltiorrhiza cultivar Shanhuang (shh) chromosome 2, IMPLAD_Smil_shh, whole genome shotgun sequence DNA window ACCCTCGTTCTCATCGCCGCCGTTGATTTTGCCGCATTTTCTCACGACCAAGGGCACGTCATCAAACACGCTACCACCACATCATCATCAAAAAGCAACAATGATCAAAGACAACACCGCCGCCACATCGTCTATCACTATCAAAGACACTGCTGCCACGTCACCCAAAGGCGGCGCCATCGTCTTGTTTGAGGCGACTACGTGGCATGACgtgaaagaagaagagaatcccaaggAGAAGATTCGCGCGCGGAGTAATTCCGTGGTcgtggcggcggcggaggaagaGGGGAAGGCGATGGTTTTGCATAGAACATTGTCGGAGAAGCACGATCGCGAAGATCATCGATCATTCGAAGACGAGAAAGTTAACGAGTTTTCACAAATGTCCAATGAAGAATTGAACAAAAGAGTCGAGGAATTTATTCGACGATTTAATAGGCAGATTAGGCTTCAAGCACGACACAATTTGGAGATGAATCAAATTCAGTTAAGATCGATGAGACCCGAGTTCGAGTTTTTATGTATAAAGAAATCGTTGTTCTACCAACTACTTCACATACATTTCATGAagcttcgattttttttttccccttagATCCTTTTATTGATGTAGTGAGGCTTTTATAGATTATTGTAATTAGCCGGAGAGtatttaaattacaattaatTATACGATACTGACCTTTAAAATATgcaggattttttatttttcataaaaattgtaaatatatatgGCCTCCAAGTGATTAGAGATGCACGGTCTGGGTTGCCCAAAATTTTGTATTGTAACAAAATGATCCAGTTATTCATTTTGagaccattaattttatctcatgttatatttataattttttgtaagGTTGGACCATAAAGTGTAATTAATCTTATATAtatgtttctattttttttttaactatagTTGTGATATGGTGGACTTATCTTAACGAGCTAAGCAATCAaatgggtttttttttttttaaaattataaaaggtatctattatataatcaaataataatttttaaaagtaaTATATCCAAGTATGATGTCCATGCATCATCATGGACATCATTCATGTTTTAATAGTAAAATCATATAAACTTTATAAAGAAATGGTAAATCTATATAGTTGtaggagtaatatatatatccAACTACGATGTCCGTGCATcatcaattatataaatttaaattgacAACTTATGTGAAACAATCACAACATCCGGTGAAAACATTAATATTGTGTAAATGAAGCTCTAAAATCTTGTTCACGTACTACCCTACTAACCAAAGTCACTCTAAAACAGGATTTATTGTCCTAGTTATTTAAAGCGATCATCCAAGCACACACGGGCTATCAAATTTGTTTGTTTAAATgtctatttcaaaatttcagtGATATAGATCTGACCTTATTTCGCTTGACCTAGATTATGGAAATCCAAAGTTCAGATGTCCAAATCAATGAGACTAATGCTACATCAAGAGAGTGTGACATATGTTATAAATTTGTAAGTTAATAtagtatttgattttatttaggTTTCTTAGTCCGATTATTTGGGGTCCAAAACAAGATAAGTTGTTGAAAATTGTTGATCTTGCATAAATAAATGTAGATTTGAAGCCAGGTAGATAAAATATTGAAATGTTAAATTTTGGAAGGTTTGATCGGACGATTTAGATGGTTGAACGATAATTTTATAATTGGTCCAAATTTTACTAACGATTTTTGCgaattgaaatattttatatatgagCTCGTTTGTTTGATACAAAGTTTGTCATAAGAAAGTAATTCGACTCTAAAATATTATACTTTTGTGTTTGGTTACATTTTTGCACTCAAGTGCAAACCATCCCACTGCTGATTAATCTTACTGAGGACCAGTT harbors:
- the LOC131013626 gene encoding uncharacterized protein LOC131013626, with the translated sequence MIKDNTAATSSITIKDTAATSPKGGAIVLFEATTWHDVKEEENPKEKIRARSNSVVVAAAEEEGKAMVLHRTLSEKHDREDHRSFEDEKVNEFSQMSNEELNKRVEEFIRRFNRQIRLQARHNLEMNQIQLRSMRPEFEFLCIKKSLFYQLLHIHFMKLRFFFSP